Below is a genomic region from Delftia tsuruhatensis.
CGGGGCGCGGTGCCGTCCAGTGCCAGCCGTCGCGCACCGGGGCGTTGTCTTGCGCCATGGCCATCACAGTCCCCCCGCCGGCGCGCCGGCCTGCATCCAGGAGGCGCGCGCCGGCGCCTGAATATCGAGCGGCCCGCAGCCTTCTGCCTGTGCAAGGGGTGCCGGGTGGTAGATGGCGCCCAGCGCGGCCTCGTCCAGGCCTTCGGGTACCCCGTCATAGACCATGCGCCCCTGGGCCAGGCCCAGCACGCGGTCGCCGAACTCCCTGGCGTAGTCGACCTGGTGCAGGTTGCAGACCACGGCGATGCCCAGCTCACGCGTGGCCTCGCGCAGGTACTGCAGCACGCTGCGCGCGGTCTTGGGGTCCAGGCTGGCCACGGGTTCGTCGGCCAGGATGACCTGGGGCTGCTGTGCCAGGGCACGGGCAATGCCCACGCGCTGCATCTGGCCGCCCGACAGCGCCTCGGTGCGCTCCAGCGCCTTGTGGGCCAGGCCCACGCGCTCCAGGCACTGGTCGGCCAGGCGGATATCGCTGTCGCGGAACAGTTGCAGCACCGAGGCCAGCGTGCCCGTCTGGCCCAGGCGCCCGGTCAGCACGTTCTTGCGCACCGACAGGCGCGGCACCAGGTGGTGGTGCTGGAAGACCATGGCCACGTGGCGGGCCAGTTCGCGGCGCCGGCCCGCACCGCCCGCCATCAGGTCCATGCCGCCGACCTGCAGCGTGCCGCTGTCGGCCCGCGCCAGCCCGTTGATGCAGCGCAGCAGCGTGGACTTGCCCGCACCCGACAACCCCAGCAGGGCCACGAATTCGCCGGGCCGCACATCGAGGTCGATGCCGTGCAGCACCTGGTTGCTGCCATAGCGCTTGCGCAATTGGCGGATGTGGATCATTTCATGCTTCCCAGGTCCAGCTTGAGCGCGCGGGCCGTCTCGCGCACCACGTCATAGGCCTTGTCGTCCGTGGGCGCGAAGCCGTCCAGCACGCCCTGGTCGCCCCAGGGCAGGCCCTTGATCTCGGCCAGGGCAGCGGCCACCTTCTGCTTGGTGGCCGCGTCCAGGTTCCTGCGCCAGGTCATGGGTGATTCAGGGATGGGTTGCGAGCGCCAGACGATCTGGAAATCCTCGCGCCTGACCAGGCCCTTGCCCACGGCGGAGTCCAGGATCCGGTCGGCCACGGCCGCCG
It encodes:
- the phnC gene encoding phosphonate ABC transporter ATP-binding protein, with product MIHIRQLRKRYGSNQVLHGIDLDVRPGEFVALLGLSGAGKSTLLRCINGLARADSGTLQVGGMDLMAGGAGRRRELARHVAMVFQHHHLVPRLSVRKNVLTGRLGQTGTLASVLQLFRDSDIRLADQCLERVGLAHKALERTEALSGGQMQRVGIARALAQQPQVILADEPVASLDPKTARSVLQYLREATRELGIAVVCNLHQVDYAREFGDRVLGLAQGRMVYDGVPEGLDEAALGAIYHPAPLAQAEGCGPLDIQAPARASWMQAGAPAGGL